The segment AATCAAGTAAGAATTTGCCGTCGTACCGCGCTGACGAGCATATTCAATTTCAAACTTAAGTCTATCCCAGGTACGCGATCGCACCAAGGTAGTATCTTCATTAATCAAAATAGTTTGGACATCGCGAGGTTTAATTATATTCATATTGTTGATTGTTGATTGTTGATTGGGAATCGGGAGTGGTTTCCAGCACTAAAAAGTTGGATTTCTCTGATTAATTAAAAAGTGTCTCAAACCCTTAGCGTGAAACAATATTGCTTTAGTTTCGCAAGAGTTCTAAGGTTGAAACCGCAGCTACACAGGCAAAAACCTTGAGATTCTGTCATTCCGCGCAGGCGGACTTAGTTTGTGTGTAGCCGCGAATTCTATTCGCTGGGATTTGATGCAAGATATGAGTCTCCCCTCTTCCTTCTTCCCTCTTCCCTCTTCCTTAATTAATAGTAATTACCAACCTTGCGGTGGTGAACTGCTGTCAAACCTTCGGGACGAGAAACTCTACCATTATCAATAGTGCTGTAGACTATCCAATGATCGCTACAATCCATCCGACTAGATACTTGACACTCGACATAAGCCAAAGCATCTGTCAGAATAGGGCTACCGTTATTGGCTGGTTGAGTGTCGATACCTGCAAAGCGATCGGCACCAGGCGCAAACCGTTTCAGGAAGTGCTTCATCAGGGTTTGATAGTTACCTTCTTCTAGAATGTTGAGGACAAAGCGATCGCCTACCTGCATCAAAGATTCTATCGCCCGATCTTTAGCTACCGCAATAGTTACTCCCAAGGGTTCAAAACTCGCTTGAGTCACCCAAGAAGCTAACATCGCCCCACTTAGTTCGCCTTTTTTGGCAGTAATGATGTACAATCCGGTGCTAATGCGTCCTAAAGCTTTTTCAACTTCGCTATCTACAGCTTTTCTTTGCTTGATGCTAATGTCTTTAGTTAATAACTGTCCAAAGTCGGTTCCCGCTTCTTCACATTGTTGGTAAATGGCTTCCGTGGGAGTATCTTTAATCTTAATCGGTGCAAAACCTTGAGCTAAACCTGATTCTTTGAACCTAGTAACTAAAGGATCTATCGGTTCATCGTCTCCACCGTAACACTCAAAAATTGCTACAGTTTGTTTCTCTTTCACCGCAGCTAACAAGGTTCCCAAAGCAGCTTGCATATACTGATCGCTAGCAGGAGGCGTACCAATGACAATTCCTGTAGAACGAGAGGTAATTTCCTGGATTTCTTGCGGATCTGCGGCTTTGAAATCCATCATTTCTACCGCGACACCTGTTTTAGTAATCCCTCTAGCTATGGCTTGGGAAAGGCGATCGCTATAACCGTAATCAGCAGTATAAAATACAGCTACAGTTTTCTCAGCTTTAGCTTGCGCTTGACTCCATTTCCGGTAGCGTTCGACTAGTTCCCCAGTATGGTATTGTAGGATCGGCCCGTGACCGTTGGCGATGGTTTTGATTTCTGGCAGTTCTCCCATCCGCTTCAAAGCCGAAATCACAGATCTGGCATTAGGTGCCATCAAGCACTCATAATAAAACCTGTAATCCGGTTCGATCGCGCTTAAATCTTCATCAAAGGTGAGATCGGAACAATAATGTAGCCCAAATGCATCGCAGGTGAACAGGATTTGGGTAAGATGGTCGTAGGTAAACATTGTATCGGGCCAATGCAGATTTGGCGCAATCACGAACTCTAATTCGTGTCCCTTACCTAAGTCTATGCGATCGCCGTTTTTCACAATCTGCTGTGTGAATGGCTGATGCACGAAATCTGTCAAAAATTGCAATGCTACTTTGGAACCGACTACAGTAGCTTGTGGTGCGAGTGCGAGAAAATCTCTAACTAACCCACTATGATCTGGTTCGGTATGGCTAATAATTAGATAATCTATCTCTTCGGGATTAATCAATCCTTTGAGGGTGTCTAGATATAGCTGACGGAACTTTTCATGAGAAGTATCGACTAGGGCAATCTTTTCACCCTGAATCAAGTAGGAATTGTATGTAGTTCCGTTTTGCAAGCCAAATTCAATGTCAAAGCGATCGCGATCCCAGTCTAATGACCGAATCGTGGTGGTATTTGCCGCAATTTCTTGAGTTTTTATCGATAAACGTTTTTGGGTTTTTTCGCTCAGAACTACCATTTATTTCTCCTTGCACGCCACCCGTTGCGTCGGTATTTATCTCTATTACTATTGTGCCACGTCCTCTTTGTAAATTTTTATTAAAATTCTTATTTGAACCATAAGTAACCTTCCATATGGCAACAGATTGGCTAGCTTTATGCATCGGAAACTCTCGCTACCACTGGGGTTGGTTCCAAGGGAATATACTGATAGAGACGCAGGATACGGGGCATTTGGGAGCAGAGGGGCAGAGGGGCAGAGGGGCAGAGGATGGCGCTCTAAAGGCTGCTATTCCTTGGAAAGAAATACCCGATACTACGCCTATTTATTTAGCTTCTGTCGTTCCCGAACAAACTAATATTTGGCTGAATTATCCTAATTTGAGTCAAATTAAGTTGGAAGATATTCCTATATTCGGTATTTACCCAACTATGGGTATAGATAGAGCCTTAGCAATATTTGGTGCTAGCAAAGTTTATGGAGCGCCAGTTTTAGTTATCGATGCGGGAACTGCGTTAACTTTTACGGGTGTCAATGCTGAACTAGAGTTAGTCGGAGGGGCAATTTTACCAGGATTGAACTTGCAGTTTGAGTGCTTATCTAAGAATACGGCTGCACTCCCTCAAGGAACTATTCCTACTACTCTTCCACCCAGATGGGCAACAGATACATCGCAAGCAATTCAAAGTGGAATTATCTACACTATTTTAGCAGGAATTAAAGATTTTATTGAGGATTGGCAAGCCGAATTTGAGTCGAGTAAAGTAGTTATTACTGGTGGCAATAGTTCAATTATTTATCAATTATACTCTCAAACTTCACCGATTCAGACCAATTTACTGACTGATTCTCAGTTAGTTTTTTGGGGTTTTAAAAACTTATTAATATTTTAAATAAAGATGTTAAGTAGGTTGGTTTGAAAAATTGTCGTTAGGATAAGGCAGTAGGCACAAGGGAAGATACAAAACCTTGAAAAATATTTCCTTAACTCAGGCTAAGTCTCATTCAAAAACGACATGGTTTACAACTAGCTCTAAAAACTTTGGTATATATAGATTACTTGCCTCATCAAATGTATAAATGGGATGCTCCAAATTTTCAATCAAAACAATTGAATTATCTAACGGTGGGGAAGGTAAAAATTCGCGGTCGCATTCATAACCTTCAACTAAAAATTGTTGGCTTTCACCATTTTCATCTTGATAGCTAATGCGGGAAGCTCCAGTTTCTGTAAATCTAGTATCTTCAATTACCTTGAGATCGGTTTCAATTGTTATTTGATACTTTCTAAATTTTATGTCATTAGAATTCGTTAAATAAGTTACTTGCAATGATGGAACTTTAGGATGTAACATCTTAAATATTGAAGCTTCTGTTCCATCTTTTAACCTAAATTTTTCACCTGTAAGCCGATAATCTAGAGATGCTGCTTTCTCAGATAATAAACAAGTTGTTACATAAATAGAATAGTTATCTAACGTGTCATATTTAATGGCTGAAGTTATAATGAAAGTAACACTATCTTCATGAAAAACTTCATCTAAATCTAGCTCGTTATTTTCCAACTTGACAGAAGAAAATTGCTCAATGTAATTACGGGGTAAATTAGTTAATTGAGCCGCAGGAAGATTCCATCTTTTGATAATTTCATTTGGTACTTCTTCAAATTCTATTTCCCAAGCACCCATATCGCCGAAATACGATATGGGAAGTAAAGAGCGAATGTTTGTATTCAAATTAAATCCTCAAAGTATTTTATAAGATGTTTTTAGTACCGATTGACAGCAGTTGGTTAGCACAGTTTTAAACTAAGATAGTTTTTAGTATATTCTAAGCCTCTCGATCGCCCTTATTGTATGAACAAAATATTTCACTCGATCGCTATTACTTTAGCCACGTTGACTAGTGCTACATCTGCGATGGCAAAAACTCCAGATCTGACCTCAGTAACGCCCAATTCACCTAAGAATTTGCCAGTCGAGATCGCAGTTGCCCAAGAATTTGATTTTGGACGACATTTCAAACAATTAGGCATTCAAGGATCGATAATAATTTACGATCGCAATCGCAAACGCTTCCACGAACACAATTTAAAACGCAATGTAACTCGCTTTTCACCCGCATCAACTTTTAAAATTCCCAACTCGTTAATTTCTCTAGAAACCAAAGCTATTTCTGATGAAAAAGAAGTTATCAATTGGGATGGCGTATTTAGAGAGATTGATGATTGGAATCAGGATTTAAACATCAAAGAAGCCTTTAAGTTTTCTGCGGTTTGGTTTTACCAAGTTTTGGCGCGTCGGGTAGGATACGAACGGATGCAACAATGGCTAAAAAAAGCCAAATATGGCAACCAAAAAATTGGTAGTAAAGAACAAATAGATCGCTTTTGGTTAGATGGAACTTTGCAGATTTCTCCTAGAGAGCAAGTTCTATTTATGCAACGTCTTTACGAGAATAAATTACCTTTTTCCAAGCGATCGCTCTCTATCGTTAAAGATATAATGGTTATGGAGAAAAAGCCAAATTACACCATTAGAGCAAAAACAGGTTGGTTTGGGTTTGGAACCAAAACTAAGCCACAAATCGGATGGTATGTAGGTTACTTAGAGAAAGGCAAAAACGTTTATTTCTTTGCAACTAACATTGATATTCGTCAAGAAAAAGATGCTGCTGCTAGAAAGGAATTAACGTACCGTTGTTTAAAGGAAATGGGACTGCTCTAATAAGTAGTCGTAGTTGCATTAATTAGATTGTTGAGATCGGGGTTAGGGGAATATGGAATCTACAAATCATTAAATCATTCTGCTTGCAGGTACTTAGTGAGTTCAAAGTTTCCCATCAACAATCAACAATCAACAATCAACAATAGAGTTATTTTTCAGGTGGAATGTAGATCTAAAGTTTTCTGGATTGGGATTGGTTGTCAAAGAGGAACGCCAAAGTCAGTTATTGAAACGGCTATTGTAGAGGTATTTGCTAATCATCATCTTGCCATAGATAGAATTAAGGGTGTCGCTACCATCGATTCTAAGGCTGATGAAGTAGGTTTAGTAGAATTTTGCCGCGATCGCAATTTACCTTTAGTTACCTTTTCTACAGAATTACTTAAAAGTATCAATGTGCCTAATTCTTCTCAGATTGTAAGTGCCAGAATGGGAACATTTAGTGTTGCCGAAGCAGCCGCGATTTGTGCGGCAAAATCAGATCTAATAGTTCCTAAACAGATTTTTAAGCAAGTAGGTGAAGTCGGTGCAGTGACAGTAGCGATCGCGCGCAGCAGTATTACTTCTTTTCGGGAATACCAAACCAAAAATTGACAAACTTATTATAGACAAAAATAGGGGAGAATTTATTTCTCCCCCAAATATACTTGCGATTTTAGGTTGGCGATCCGAGCAGATTGAAGATAAACTTTAGCCAATATATCTCAGGTATTTACTTTGACTCATTGTCTAAAATTTGACGAATTCGACGCTCTAATAAATCTACATCTAAACCGCATTCATCGCGGTTAATTCGGCGCACAGTCGAATTAACATTACCCAAATCTACTAATAAATCTTGAAGGATTTCCTGTTGCTGACGTGCTTGAGTAACTTCACGGGGTTCTTGTACTAAATCGCGCACGATCGTATCTTCGGCTCTTGAGGCAACAATTGGGTGAATTTGTCCTTCCAGATGAACGATAGTGCGTCGTCCAGGCCCTCTGTCTTCTTCAATTGGCATTACTGATGTCACTCGATCCGAACGCACGTACTTGCCAAATCCTAAATGAACTAGCACTGATGGTTGTATTTTCATACAATTATAAGTTTCTTGTTTATTAATTATATTTTAGAATATTATCTGAGGTGTTTATACATTAAAATTAAACGGGTTCCACCACAGGAAAAGTAGTAATTTACCGTTGTAAAAATTTCAGTCAATCTCAAGTTTATTTATATGACAGCAATAGTAATTAATTTACCAGCGATCGCTCAATTTAATGACGAACAATTCTATCAATTATGCCAAGCTAACTCAGATTTAAAGCTGGAACTTAGTGCAGTAGGAGAATTAATTGTTATGCCACCCACTGGAGGAATAACTGGCAAACGTAATTCCGATATTATTGCGGATTTAGTAATTTGGAATCGACGAACTGGTTTGGGTGTAGTTTTTGATTCTTCTACGGTATTTAAACTTCCTAATGGTGCTAATCGTTCTCCAGATGCCGCGTGGATTCCTCTAGATAAATGGAATGCTTTAACATCAGAACAACAGGAAAAATTCTTGCCTCTTTGTCCAGATTTTGTCATTGAATTACGTTCTCCCAGTGACTCTTTGAAGACTCTTCAAAATAAAATGCAAGAGTTTATCGATAATGGCACTGTTTTAGGTTGGTTAATTAATCCTCAAGCTCGACAAGTAGAAATCTATCATCAAAGTAGAGAAAAAGAGGTTTTAGAACACCCGATTAATGTGTTAGGAGAAAATGTTTTACCTGGATTTGTGTTTAATTTACAACTAATTTGGTAGCAAAAGTTGTCAAGCAAATTATAATAGACCTCTTGCATAAATACTAGAATTGTTAGTTGAGTCAAGGAAGAAGGAAGAGGGAAGAAGTAGGAAGGGATCGATTTCTCAAATACTTTTGCAAGAGATCTAATTTAAACCTTTGTGGAGTAGGCATTATCCCTGTTTCAGTTATAAACTTTAGAGGTAAGACAATTTACTATAATTTACTGATAATGC is part of the Merismopedia glauca CCAP 1448/3 genome and harbors:
- a CDS encoding pantothenate kinase, with protein sequence MATDWLALCIGNSRYHWGWFQGNILIETQDTGHLGAEGQRGRGAEDGALKAAIPWKEIPDTTPIYLASVVPEQTNIWLNYPNLSQIKLEDIPIFGIYPTMGIDRALAIFGASKVYGAPVLVIDAGTALTFTGVNAELELVGGAILPGLNLQFECLSKNTAALPQGTIPTTLPPRWATDTSQAIQSGIIYTILAGIKDFIEDWQAEFESSKVVITGGNSSIIYQLYSQTSPIQTNLLTDSQLVFWGFKNLLIF
- a CDS encoding diflavin flavoprotein, whose translation is MVVLSEKTQKRLSIKTQEIAANTTTIRSLDWDRDRFDIEFGLQNGTTYNSYLIQGEKIALVDTSHEKFRQLYLDTLKGLINPEEIDYLIISHTEPDHSGLVRDFLALAPQATVVGSKVALQFLTDFVHQPFTQQIVKNGDRIDLGKGHELEFVIAPNLHWPDTMFTYDHLTQILFTCDAFGLHYCSDLTFDEDLSAIEPDYRFYYECLMAPNARSVISALKRMGELPEIKTIANGHGPILQYHTGELVERYRKWSQAQAKAEKTVAVFYTADYGYSDRLSQAIARGITKTGVAVEMMDFKAADPQEIQEITSRSTGIVIGTPPASDQYMQAALGTLLAAVKEKQTVAIFECYGGDDEPIDPLVTRFKESGLAQGFAPIKIKDTPTEAIYQQCEEAGTDFGQLLTKDISIKQRKAVDSEVEKALGRISTGLYIITAKKGELSGAMLASWVTQASFEPLGVTIAVAKDRAIESLMQVGDRFVLNILEEGNYQTLMKHFLKRFAPGADRFAGIDTQPANNGSPILTDALAYVECQVSSRMDCSDHWIVYSTIDNGRVSRPEGLTAVHHRKVGNYY
- a CDS encoding cobalamin biosynthesis protein; translated protein: MSSKFPINNQQSTINNRVIFQVECRSKVFWIGIGCQRGTPKSVIETAIVEVFANHHLAIDRIKGVATIDSKADEVGLVEFCRDRNLPLVTFSTELLKSINVPNSSQIVSARMGTFSVAEAAAICAAKSDLIVPKQIFKQVGEVGAVTVAIARSSITSFREYQTKN
- a CDS encoding Uma2 family endonuclease; amino-acid sequence: MTAIVINLPAIAQFNDEQFYQLCQANSDLKLELSAVGELIVMPPTGGITGKRNSDIIADLVIWNRRTGLGVVFDSSTVFKLPNGANRSPDAAWIPLDKWNALTSEQQEKFLPLCPDFVIELRSPSDSLKTLQNKMQEFIDNGTVLGWLINPQARQVEIYHQSREKEVLEHPINVLGENVLPGFVFNLQLIW
- the blaOXA gene encoding class D beta-lactamase gives rise to the protein MNKIFHSIAITLATLTSATSAMAKTPDLTSVTPNSPKNLPVEIAVAQEFDFGRHFKQLGIQGSIIIYDRNRKRFHEHNLKRNVTRFSPASTFKIPNSLISLETKAISDEKEVINWDGVFREIDDWNQDLNIKEAFKFSAVWFYQVLARRVGYERMQQWLKKAKYGNQKIGSKEQIDRFWLDGTLQISPREQVLFMQRLYENKLPFSKRSLSIVKDIMVMEKKPNYTIRAKTGWFGFGTKTKPQIGWYVGYLEKGKNVYFFATNIDIRQEKDAAARKELTYRCLKEMGLL